The proteins below are encoded in one region of Flavobacterium nackdongense:
- a CDS encoding NADPH-dependent FMN reductase, with protein sequence MKIIAFAGSNSLHSINKKLATYASSLFENPEVEVLDLNDFQMPLFSVDVEKEIGQHSLAKAFLDKISIADILVVSLAENNGNYSVAFKNVFDWCSRINGKVFQEKPMLLMATSPGGRGGASVLEIAKSNFPRFGAILKGIFSLPSFNDNFDVENGKISNLELDNELKGIVKDF encoded by the coding sequence ATGAAAATCATCGCCTTTGCCGGAAGTAATAGCCTGCATTCTATCAATAAAAAATTAGCAACCTATGCTTCTTCTCTTTTCGAAAACCCCGAAGTCGAAGTTTTGGATTTAAACGATTTTCAAATGCCATTATTTAGTGTTGATGTCGAAAAGGAGATCGGTCAGCATTCTTTAGCGAAAGCCTTTTTAGATAAAATTTCCATTGCCGATATTTTGGTAGTTTCCCTAGCAGAAAACAACGGAAATTATTCTGTTGCGTTCAAAAATGTTTTCGACTGGTGTTCCAGAATCAATGGAAAAGTCTTTCAAGAAAAACCAATGTTACTAATGGCAACTTCGCCTGGTGGTAGAGGAGGAGCATCGGTTCTTGAAATAGCTAAAAGTAATTTTCCGCGTTTTGGCGCTATCCTAAAAGGGATTTTTTCATTGCCAAGTTTCAACGATAATTTTGATGTTGAAAACGGGAAAATTTCGAATCTGGAATTGGATAATGAGTTGAAGGGAATTGTAAAGGATTTTTAA
- the ychF gene encoding redox-regulated ATPase YchF has product MKAGIVGLPNVGKSTLFNCLSNAKAQSANFPFCTIEPNIGVVNVPDPRINKLEELVKPERVQMATVDIVDIAGLVKGASKGEGLGNQFLGNIRECNAIIHVLRCFDNDNIVHVDGNVDPIRDKETIDIELQLKDLENVEKRLEKVNRAAKTGNKEAQVEKALLDRIRETLLQAKSARTVVPQSNDEEVLMEGFQLITAKPVLYVCNVDENSAVNGNAYVDKVRELVQDEDAEVIVLSVGAEADITELESYEERQVFLEDMGLTEPGSAVLIRAAYKLLKQQTYFTAGVKEVRAWTINIGATAPQAAGVIHTDFEKGFIRAEVISYEDFVNYGSEAKCKEAGKFKVEGKEYVVKDGDVMHFRFNV; this is encoded by the coding sequence ATGAAAGCAGGAATTGTAGGATTACCCAATGTTGGAAAATCAACATTATTCAATTGTTTGTCCAATGCCAAAGCGCAAAGTGCCAACTTTCCGTTTTGTACCATAGAACCTAATATAGGAGTGGTCAATGTACCCGATCCTAGAATCAATAAATTAGAAGAATTAGTAAAACCAGAACGTGTTCAAATGGCAACTGTGGATATCGTGGATATCGCAGGTTTGGTAAAAGGGGCTAGTAAAGGGGAGGGTTTAGGCAATCAATTCCTTGGAAATATCAGAGAATGTAATGCTATAATCCACGTTTTGCGTTGTTTTGACAATGACAATATTGTGCACGTTGACGGAAATGTAGATCCAATTCGTGACAAAGAAACGATTGATATCGAACTCCAATTGAAAGATTTGGAAAACGTTGAAAAACGTCTCGAAAAAGTGAATCGCGCTGCCAAAACCGGAAATAAAGAAGCTCAAGTCGAAAAAGCGCTTTTAGACCGAATTCGAGAAACATTATTGCAAGCAAAATCAGCAAGAACTGTTGTGCCACAATCTAACGACGAGGAAGTTCTGATGGAAGGTTTTCAACTGATTACTGCAAAACCTGTTTTATACGTTTGTAATGTAGATGAAAATTCAGCTGTAAACGGTAACGCTTATGTGGATAAAGTTCGTGAATTGGTCCAAGATGAAGACGCTGAGGTAATCGTTCTTTCGGTTGGAGCCGAAGCTGATATCACTGAATTGGAAAGCTACGAAGAACGTCAGGTTTTCTTGGAAGATATGGGACTAACAGAACCCGGTTCAGCAGTTCTGATTCGTGCCGCTTATAAATTATTGAAGCAACAAACGTATTTTACGGCTGGTGTCAAAGAAGTGCGTGCTTGGACTATCAATATTGGTGCGACAGCCCCACAAGCTGCTGGAGTAATCCACACCGATTTCGAAAAAGGATTCATCCGCGCCGAAGTGATTTCGTACGAGGATTTCGTCAATTATGGTTCTGAAGCCAAATGCAAAGAAGCCGGAAAATTCAAGGTCGAAGGAAAAGAATATGTGGTGAAAGATGGCGATGTGATGCACTTTAGATTTAATGTGTAA
- a CDS encoding TonB-dependent receptor — protein sequence MKKITLLLLFLCTTFLFAQKEISGIVRDHSGAVLPGVNVYEKGTKNGVSTDIDGVYKIKVEEGATLVFSYIGYKSIAKSVIGSTIDIVLDADGQQELQEVQIVGSRNTKRTVVNSAVPIDIIDVKTVTTQSGKLEINELLQYVAPSFNANKQSGSDGADHVDPASLRGMGPDQTLVLINGKRRHQSSLINLFGTRGRGNTGTDLNAIPASSIKRIEILRDGAAAQYGSDAISGVINIVLNDNINELTGAVSFGVYNTDAQGDFPAGTANTKDFRLDTNGNGNSFGKNKQFDGASTKITANYGTGLGKKGGFVNFTGEFLNKEKTLRPGFDFRKGFGEASIVGANFMANLSLPVSDKIDFYAFGGRNYRDTDAYAFTRNDGERVVESIYPGGFTPRITSIIVDNAIAAGFKTKTASGWNIDLSNTYGKNVFDYTIKGTLNASLEGASPTRFDAGGHSLSQNTLNLDFSKNYSSVFQGMNLAFGAEYRTENFEIFAGEVGSYATYDTNGNPITNPLTQSAPIDPISGEPRPGGSQGFPGYSPKNVVDESRSNFSAYVDAEFDITKNLLVSTAVRFENYSDFGSTINGKISSRFKISDAVNLRGSISTGFRAPSLAQIYYNTSFTNFSSSGATEVLLSANDSPVTKAFGIESLNEEKALNASLGFTVTKGNFTATIDGYMINVKDRIVLTGYFDASSLGLNVDAAQFFVNGADTKTRGLDVVLAWKKKFNENTFGATLTGNINHMEITEVKNGNLDEQTFFGERDKAFLLASAPESKFGLNLTYDRKWFNAGLSFTRFSEVKLLDYQMYEDVADYGSFADQIVAATDTYSAKMVTDLTFGFRLSKSLKLTVGGNNIFNIYPDQQDDWVEAGGYWDAVQMGFSGAYYYTRLGFSF from the coding sequence ATGAAAAAAATCACATTGTTGCTATTGTTTTTATGCACCACATTTCTTTTTGCACAAAAAGAAATTTCCGGAATTGTAAGAGACCATTCTGGAGCCGTTTTACCAGGTGTAAATGTATACGAAAAAGGAACTAAAAATGGAGTTTCAACGGATATTGATGGAGTTTATAAGATAAAAGTGGAAGAGGGTGCCACTCTTGTTTTTAGCTACATAGGATACAAATCTATTGCTAAAAGCGTTATTGGCAGTACGATTGATATTGTTTTAGATGCTGATGGCCAACAAGAATTGCAAGAAGTTCAAATTGTAGGTTCCAGAAATACCAAAAGAACGGTTGTCAACTCTGCGGTGCCTATTGATATTATAGATGTAAAAACCGTGACTACACAAAGCGGAAAGTTAGAAATTAATGAATTATTGCAATATGTTGCGCCTTCCTTTAATGCCAATAAACAATCCGGTTCAGACGGTGCCGACCACGTAGATCCCGCTTCTTTGAGAGGAATGGGACCTGATCAAACTTTGGTTTTGATTAACGGAAAAAGAAGACATCAATCGTCATTGATTAACCTTTTTGGAACTCGTGGAAGAGGAAATACTGGAACCGATTTAAATGCAATTCCTGCATCTTCCATTAAGAGAATTGAAATTTTGAGAGATGGTGCTGCTGCGCAATACGGTTCAGATGCCATATCCGGTGTAATAAATATTGTATTGAACGACAATATCAATGAACTGACAGGAGCAGTTTCCTTTGGGGTTTATAATACGGATGCACAAGGTGATTTCCCGGCAGGAACAGCAAATACAAAAGATTTTAGATTGGACACCAATGGAAATGGAAATAGCTTTGGTAAAAACAAACAATTTGATGGTGCTTCGACAAAAATTACGGCAAATTACGGAACTGGCTTAGGAAAAAAGGGCGGTTTTGTGAACTTTACCGGTGAATTTTTAAACAAAGAAAAAACCTTAAGACCTGGTTTTGACTTTAGAAAAGGATTTGGTGAAGCCAGCATTGTCGGCGCAAATTTTATGGCTAATTTATCACTTCCGGTTTCGGATAAAATTGACTTTTATGCCTTTGGAGGTAGAAATTATAGAGACACCGATGCCTACGCATTTACCAGAAATGATGGTGAAAGAGTGGTTGAATCTATCTATCCAGGTGGTTTCACCCCGCGAATTACTTCCATAATTGTTGACAACGCTATTGCCGCTGGTTTCAAAACCAAAACTGCTAGCGGATGGAATATTGATTTAAGCAATACATACGGCAAAAATGTTTTTGATTACACCATCAAAGGAACTTTAAATGCTTCGCTAGAAGGTGCCTCCCCAACTCGTTTCGATGCTGGTGGACATAGTCTTAGTCAAAACACATTAAATTTAGATTTTTCTAAAAACTATTCTTCAGTATTTCAAGGAATGAATCTTGCCTTTGGAGCAGAATACAGAACAGAGAACTTCGAAATTTTTGCTGGTGAAGTGGGCTCTTATGCAACTTATGATACCAATGGAAATCCAATTACCAATCCATTAACTCAATCTGCACCTATTGACCCTATTTCTGGCGAACCAAGACCGGGTGGCTCACAAGGTTTTCCTGGCTATAGCCCAAAAAACGTGGTTGATGAATCTCGCTCTAATTTTTCGGCCTATGTTGATGCTGAATTTGACATTACAAAAAATCTACTTGTAAGCACAGCTGTTCGTTTTGAAAATTATAGCGATTTTGGAAGTACTATCAATGGAAAAATTTCTTCAAGATTTAAAATTTCGGATGCTGTAAATTTGAGAGGCTCCATTAGTACCGGATTCAGAGCACCTTCCCTAGCTCAAATTTATTACAATACCAGTTTTACCAATTTTAGCAGTTCAGGAGCCACCGAAGTTTTGCTTTCGGCCAATGATAGTCCGGTCACCAAGGCATTTGGTATAGAATCATTAAATGAAGAGAAAGCCTTGAATGCCTCCTTAGGTTTTACAGTAACCAAAGGTAACTTTACGGCAACTATTGACGGCTATATGATTAATGTAAAAGACCGAATTGTACTGACAGGCTATTTTGATGCATCATCATTAGGCTTGAATGTAGATGCGGCTCAGTTTTTTGTGAATGGAGCCGACACTAAAACAAGAGGTCTGGATGTCGTATTGGCTTGGAAAAAGAAATTTAACGAAAACACTTTTGGTGCGACATTGACCGGAAATATTAATCATATGGAGATTACTGAGGTTAAAAACGGAAATCTTGATGAACAGACTTTCTTTGGCGAACGTGATAAAGCCTTCTTATTGGCATCGGCACCTGAAAGCAAATTTGGATTGAATCTTACCTATGACAGAAAATGGTTTAATGCTGGTTTATCGTTCACACGATTCAGTGAAGTGAAATTATTAGATTATCAAATGTACGAAGACGTCGCCGATTATGGAAGTTTTGCTGACCAAATTGTAGCAGCAACAGATACTTACAGTGCAAAAATGGTTACGGATTTGACTTTTGGATTTAGACTTTCCAAATCACTTAAATTAACCGTTGGCGGTAATAATATTTTCAATATTTATCCTGACCAACAAGACGACTGGGTTGAAGCGGGCGGATATTGGGATGCAGTTCAAATGGGATTCAGCGGAGCTTATTACTATACAAGGTTAGGATTTAGCTTTTAA
- a CDS encoding 4Fe-4S dicluster domain-containing protein — protein MAIIITDECINCGACEPECPNTAIYEGADDWRYKDGTRIKGKVVLPSGEEVDADEAQTPISDDIYYIVPGKCTECKGFHSEPQCAAVCPVDCCIPDDNHVESEETLLARQAFLHNE, from the coding sequence ATGGCAATTATTATAACAGACGAGTGCATCAATTGCGGTGCCTGTGAACCAGAATGTCCAAATACTGCAATATACGAAGGCGCAGACGATTGGCGATATAAAGATGGGACTAGAATCAAAGGAAAAGTAGTTTTACCATCAGGCGAAGAAGTCGATGCAGACGAAGCGCAAACTCCTATTTCTGACGATATTTATTATATCGTTCCTGGAAAATGTACTGAATGCAAGGGATTCCACAGTGAACCGCAATGTGCCGCAGTTTGTCCTGTAGACTGTTGTATTCCGGATGATAATCACGTAGAAAGCGAAGAAACATTGCTTGCCAGACAAGCGTTTTTGCATAACGAATAA
- a CDS encoding acyl-CoA reductase has protein sequence MLQNDKKNGFIELGRFLSQFSEKESTMDPSVLQNDLFFEDFENLIQLSQSHNGWYTPENVIFAVQSWATALTEENLEKWLSAYNFDKVKPKTVGLILAGNIPLVGFHDFLSVLISGHNVVIKTSSNDQFLLPFLAKYLIAVEPSFANKISFVEGKLENFDAIIATGSDNTARYFEYYFRDKPSIIRKNRNSVAVLNGKETKEQLLALGEDIFRYFGLGCRNVSKLFVPKGYSFDAFFEAIFDYQDIIHYEKYANNYDYNKAVFLMSNFKLLDNGFLTIKEDVSYASPISSVFYEYYDSIAAVQIRLQLEQEKIQCIVSNNLVENSIAFGQTQTPNLWDYADNVDTITFLSTI, from the coding sequence ATGCTACAAAACGATAAAAAAAATGGATTTATTGAATTAGGGCGATTTTTAAGTCAGTTTTCCGAGAAAGAGTCTACTATGGATCCATCCGTTTTGCAAAACGATTTGTTTTTTGAAGATTTTGAAAACTTAATTCAACTTTCGCAATCGCATAACGGTTGGTACACGCCTGAAAACGTAATTTTTGCCGTGCAATCTTGGGCAACAGCTTTGACTGAAGAAAACCTCGAAAAGTGGCTGTCCGCCTATAATTTTGATAAGGTAAAACCCAAAACCGTCGGGCTCATTTTAGCGGGAAACATTCCATTGGTAGGTTTTCACGATTTTTTATCTGTTTTAATTTCTGGTCATAATGTGGTCATAAAAACATCGTCTAACGATCAGTTTTTGTTGCCATTTTTAGCCAAATACCTCATTGCCGTCGAACCCTCATTTGCGAACAAAATTAGCTTTGTCGAAGGGAAACTAGAAAATTTTGATGCAATAATCGCCACCGGAAGTGACAATACGGCTCGTTATTTCGAATATTATTTTAGGGACAAACCGAGTATTATTCGCAAAAACAGAAATTCGGTTGCTGTACTAAACGGAAAGGAAACCAAAGAACAACTCCTAGCGTTGGGTGAAGATATTTTCAGGTATTTTGGCTTGGGATGCCGCAATGTTTCGAAACTTTTTGTACCAAAAGGCTATTCCTTTGATGCGTTTTTTGAAGCAATTTTCGACTATCAGGACATCATTCATTATGAAAAATACGCCAACAATTACGATTACAACAAAGCAGTTTTCCTGATGAGCAATTTCAAATTATTAGACAATGGCTTTTTGACCATTAAGGAAGATGTTAGTTATGCTTCACCGATTTCGAGTGTGTTTTACGAATACTACGATAGCATCGCAGCAGTACAAATTCGATTACAATTAGAACAGGAAAAAATTCAATGTATTGTCAGTAACAATCTTGTCGAAAACAGTATTGCCTTTGGACAAACCCAAACGCCAAATTTATGGGATTATGCAGATAATGTGGATACAATCACATTTTTGTCAACAATCTAA
- the serC gene encoding 3-phosphoserine/phosphohydroxythreonine transaminase, giving the protein MKKHNYSAGPCILPQEVFEKSAQAILNFNNSDLSILEISHRSKDFVAVMEEARALALELLGLEGKGYQALFLAGGASMEFLMAPYNLMRENGKAAYLDSGTWASAAIKEAKFFGETVIVGSSKEQNYNHVPKDYSIPADADYFHCTSNNTIFGTQMKEFPDLDIPMVCDMSSDIFSRNIDFSKFGIIYAGAQKNMGPAGTALVVVKEEILGKNGRHIPSMLDYAKHIKAESMYNTPPVFPVYASLLTLQWLKNLGGIPAIEKINNAKADLLYTEIDRNPLFKGTAVVEDRSTMNATFLLDTPLHTDTFNAMLKEAGIVGLPGHRSVGGYRASMYNAMPLESVQVLVEVMKDLENRV; this is encoded by the coding sequence ATGAAAAAACACAACTACAGCGCAGGACCTTGTATTTTACCACAAGAAGTTTTTGAAAAATCAGCTCAAGCCATTTTAAATTTCAACAATTCGGATCTATCCATTTTAGAGATTTCGCATCGAAGCAAAGATTTCGTTGCCGTAATGGAAGAGGCTCGAGCATTGGCATTGGAACTTTTAGGATTAGAAGGCAAAGGCTACCAAGCCCTTTTTCTTGCTGGCGGAGCTAGTATGGAATTTTTGATGGCTCCGTACAACTTAATGAGAGAAAACGGTAAAGCGGCTTATCTTGATTCCGGTACTTGGGCGAGTGCAGCTATAAAAGAGGCTAAATTTTTCGGAGAAACAGTGATTGTTGGTTCTTCGAAAGAGCAAAATTACAACCACGTCCCTAAAGATTATAGTATTCCCGCTGATGCAGATTATTTTCACTGCACCAGTAACAATACCATTTTTGGAACGCAAATGAAGGAATTTCCAGATTTGGATATCCCAATGGTTTGCGATATGAGCTCGGATATTTTCTCTAGAAATATTGACTTTTCTAAATTTGGAATCATTTACGCTGGAGCGCAAAAAAATATGGGACCTGCCGGAACAGCACTAGTTGTTGTTAAAGAAGAAATTCTTGGAAAAAATGGTCGTCATATTCCAAGTATGTTGGATTATGCTAAACATATCAAAGCAGAAAGTATGTACAATACGCCACCCGTTTTCCCTGTTTATGCGTCTTTATTGACTTTGCAATGGTTGAAAAATCTTGGAGGAATTCCTGCTATCGAAAAAATAAACAATGCCAAAGCAGATTTATTGTACACAGAAATTGACAGAAATCCATTATTCAAAGGAACTGCAGTTGTGGAAGACCGTTCGACAATGAACGCTACTTTCTTATTAGACACACCTTTGCACACCGATACATTCAACGCTATGTTGAAAGAAGCCGGAATTGTTGGTCTACCCGGACATCGTTCTGTAGGTGGTTACCGAGCTTCAATGTACAACGCAATGCCACTAGAAAGCGTGCAAGTTTTGGTTGAAGTGATGAAAGATTTAGAAAACAGAGTTTAA
- a CDS encoding D-2-hydroxyacid dehydrogenase: protein MKVLANDGISKSGILALEKGGFEVITTKVAQEQVANFVNENNVSVVLVRSATKVRKDIIDACPGLKIIGRGGVGMDNIDVDYAKSKGIHVINTPASSSESVAELVFAHLFSGVRFLHDSNRNMPLEGDSNFEGLKKAYANGTELRGKTLGIVGIGRIGQATAKMALGLGMKVIAADSFIPQVEVKVEFFDGQSITTKIVSQSLESLFKEADFITLHVPAQDGYIVDEAALAIMKDGVGIVNCARGGVIDEVALIKALDSGKVSFAGLDVFESEPKPEMTILMHPKISLTPHIGAATGEAQDRIGTELASQIISILS, encoded by the coding sequence ATGAAAGTATTAGCCAATGACGGAATTTCAAAAAGTGGAATTCTTGCTTTAGAAAAAGGTGGTTTTGAAGTTATTACTACAAAAGTAGCCCAAGAACAAGTAGCCAATTTTGTAAATGAAAACAACGTAAGCGTAGTATTGGTAAGAAGTGCCACCAAAGTTCGTAAAGATATTATTGATGCTTGTCCAGGGTTAAAAATTATAGGCCGTGGCGGTGTTGGAATGGACAATATCGATGTTGACTATGCTAAAAGCAAAGGAATACACGTAATAAATACACCTGCTTCCTCATCAGAGTCGGTAGCTGAATTAGTTTTTGCTCACTTATTCTCGGGAGTTCGTTTCTTGCACGATTCGAATAGAAATATGCCTTTAGAAGGAGATTCAAACTTTGAAGGTTTGAAAAAAGCCTATGCCAACGGAACGGAATTGAGAGGAAAAACACTTGGAATCGTTGGAATTGGACGTATTGGTCAAGCCACAGCAAAAATGGCATTAGGTTTGGGTATGAAAGTGATTGCTGCCGATAGTTTTATTCCACAAGTAGAGGTGAAAGTTGAATTTTTCGACGGTCAATCTATAACAACTAAAATCGTTTCACAATCCTTAGAATCTTTGTTTAAAGAAGCTGATTTTATCACATTGCACGTTCCTGCACAAGACGGCTACATCGTTGACGAAGCGGCACTAGCAATTATGAAAGATGGTGTTGGAATCGTAAACTGTGCTCGTGGCGGCGTAATTGACGAAGTAGCTTTGATAAAAGCATTAGATTCTGGAAAAGTATCTTTTGCAGGATTAGATGTTTTCGAAAGTGAACCAAAACCAGAAATGACCATTTTGATGCACCCAAAAATCTCGTTGACTCCACATATTGGAGCAGCAACTGGAGAAGCTCAAGATCGAATTGGAACCGAATTAGCGTCACAAATTATTAGCATTTTAAGCTAA
- a CDS encoding DUF6146 family protein encodes MKNYFYILTLIFFFILSCNSPKSIVSVTEKKLTVVNDTIKIAKKDIKVTNDTIRIANDSLEYEVIIIDPGFSMWIASRSFPRGYHSQSYLETKNIFYINEWNNRVVQPQRYNPNLYEMRIDYDQNINYGYEVNYLIYNYMIYFQNTYNQRLYGIVPPR; translated from the coding sequence GTGAAAAATTATTTTTACATACTAACTTTAATTTTCTTTTTTATTCTGAGCTGCAATAGCCCAAAATCAATTGTGTCGGTTACTGAAAAAAAATTAACTGTAGTCAACGACACCATCAAAATCGCCAAAAAAGACATAAAAGTTACCAACGACACCATCCGAATTGCTAATGATTCCTTAGAATATGAGGTGATTATTATTGACCCAGGTTTTAGTATGTGGATCGCTAGCCGATCTTTTCCGCGAGGATACCATTCTCAATCTTATCTAGAAACTAAAAACATTTTCTACATCAACGAATGGAATAACCGCGTGGTACAACCGCAACGCTATAACCCGAATTTGTATGAAATGAGAATCGATTATGACCAAAATATCAATTACGGCTATGAAGTAAATTATTTGATTTACAATTATATGATTTACTTTCAAAACACCTATAACCAGCGATTATATGGAATTGTCCCTCCAAGATAA
- a CDS encoding DUF6787 family protein gives MENLKKRWGLTSNFQLSIIFIVFAITGSASAWLSKPFCDWLGIVKEDLGLWFTPVRLLLIFPIYQVLLVLIGFIFGQFKFFWAFEKKMLKSMGLGFLFKEEKK, from the coding sequence ATGGAGAATTTAAAAAAACGCTGGGGACTAACTTCAAATTTTCAGCTCAGCATTATTTTTATCGTTTTTGCCATCACCGGTTCGGCTTCTGCTTGGTTGTCGAAACCATTTTGTGATTGGTTGGGAATTGTAAAAGAAGATTTAGGTCTTTGGTTTACTCCGGTTCGATTGCTTTTAATTTTTCCCATTTACCAAGTACTTTTAGTGTTGATCGGATTTATTTTCGGACAATTTAAATTTTTCTGGGCCTTCGAAAAGAAAATGTTAAAAAGTATGGGATTAGGATTTCTTTTCAAAGAGGAGAAAAAGTAA
- a CDS encoding ABC transporter ATP-binding protein, with protein MIQAKNIHKYYDQLHVLKGVDLHIQKGEIVSIVGASGAGKTTLLQILGTLDQPTIENGIGLRINDQDILSMNDKTLSKFRNLNLGFIFQFHQLLPEFTALENVCIPAYIANKSRQETETEAKKLLEYLGLSHRINHKPNELSGGEQQRVAVARALINKPAIIFADEPSGNLDTHSAENLHQLFFKLRDEFGQTFVIVTHNEELANMADRKLVMVDGLISKY; from the coding sequence ATGATACAAGCAAAAAACATTCATAAATATTACGATCAACTCCACGTGCTCAAAGGCGTTGATTTGCATATTCAAAAAGGCGAAATCGTTTCTATTGTAGGTGCTTCGGGTGCCGGAAAAACGACGCTTTTGCAAATTCTTGGAACATTAGACCAACCCACCATCGAAAACGGAATAGGATTGCGTATCAACGATCAAGATATTCTGTCAATGAATGACAAAACCTTGTCTAAATTCAGAAACCTGAATTTGGGATTCATTTTTCAATTTCATCAATTATTGCCCGAATTCACAGCTTTGGAAAATGTTTGTATTCCTGCCTATATTGCCAATAAATCACGTCAGGAAACTGAAACTGAAGCCAAAAAATTACTCGAATATCTTGGACTATCCCACCGAATCAACCACAAACCCAACGAACTTTCGGGTGGCGAACAACAACGTGTGGCTGTTGCAAGAGCTTTAATCAACAAACCAGCCATTATTTTTGCCGATGAACCTTCGGGCAATCTTGACACCCATTCTGCCGAAAATTTACACCAATTGTTTTTTAAACTTCGGGATGAATTTGGGCAAACCTTCGTCATTGTGACTCACAACGAAGAACTCGCTAATATGGCGGATAGAAAATTAGTGATGGTCGATGGATTGATTTCTAAATATTAA